TTCCTTCTACCCCAAAAGGATGTATTGTCATCATTAATCCGATTGATTCATCTAAAGAAGAATTGTTTAAATATGAAATGGAATTTTTGGAAAATGGATATGCTACGGTAAGTTTTGATGGACCAGGACAAGGAGAGACTTTCACCATGAATGGATTAATTGGTTCTGGAACAAGATGGGAGCTTTTCACAACCAATTTGATTAATTATGCCCGAAACATTTTTCCTAATCTTCCTATTTATTTATTCGGAACCAGCTTAGGGGCAACTTGGGTATTGCTTGGAAGCAGTCATCCTGAAGTTAGAAAATCGGTAGCGGTCAGTCCTGCGGTGGAACTAGAAAAAATGAATATGCCTAGTTATTTTCAGGAAAGAATGAACATTGCGTGCAATTTAGCTCCAGATCAAAAGACGATACCAAACTTTAGCGAGATCAATTATCAATGTCCTATTCTAGTGTTCCATGGAAATAAAGATATGATGGTACCTAATGAGGAAATGTATAAATTATTTGAAAAACTTCCAACTGGAAAACAATTAATAGAATATAAAGATGAGGGACATTGTTGTAATAACAAGTTAGATGAGATTCGTAAATTATCATTGATGTGGTTTTCTGATAAGTGTTTAAGTGAGGTAAATTGATATGCAAGGTAAAAATTTAACTCTACGCAGGCAATTTCTAATAAGAATCCTTTCAATTTTACTCATGATCGCTCTTGTGTCTGGCACAGTTCAAATTTATTTAATGAAAGGACAGATTGTTAATCAAACCAATAACCAAGCAGAAGCAATAGCAAATAATGTGCTAAGAGCAATACAAGGAACAGAATTAGCAACAACCACGATTGAACATCAAATTGATTTAAAATTAGTTTCTTATTCCAAACATATTGCCGACTTAATTAAAGATAAAGAAAAAAATGAAATTACAAATACGGAACTTATAAAAATTCGAGATCAGTTAGGATTAGCAGGAATTACTATTTTTTCAGAAACAGAATCTAAGGATGATATTGTGGGTTTTGCAGCAACAGAAAAAGAAGAAGTGGGATTTAGTTTCAAGGAAGCAGGTTTCTTTGAGATTGGACAAGTTTTACTCCATAAAGAAAAACCTACTCTTTCAGGTGCTACATTTACGGACAAAAATATTGTTGTTTTACCAACAGCACAATCTGCCTCACATAAAGATAAACCAACTTTTTTTAAGTATGCTTATTATCATGTTCCCGATACTAAATACATTATCAATCCTTATATCGAAGCAAATGAAGTACACAACTATATTAAAGCAGTAGGACCAAACGCAACGATACAAGAATTAGTTCAAAAAAATAAAATTGTCCAAGAAATTGCTGTTCTAAACCCTAAAGTGTTTGCCGATCCTTCACTTGAAAAGCAGTTATATCCACCACTAAAAAAGGTTGAAGCTGGAAGCTTTAAATTGCAAACGAAGAAAGACAATGAGTTTCTGACTAAATCTAATATTAAAAAAAGATCATATATAGAACGAGTAAATGGAAAAAAAGTATATAAAATGTTTCTACCACTAGATGAAAATAAAGTTATATATTTGGCGTTAGATTATGGAAAAATGAGCGGGCCTCTCTACCGTCATTCAATCATATTAATCATATCCGGACTTATTTCCCTTATTGCATTATTCCTGTTAACTGCAAGGTTCTTTAACAGAATCTATGAAAATATTCAAAAAATCAAAAGTCAGATTCAGTTACTGGAAGAGGGAAAATTAACTGGAAAAAGTGAAATTATGGATGGTAGTGAGCTAGAAAAATTATCTCAAAGTACAAACCGAATGGTAGATAAATTAAATAAACTTGTAAAGGATATACAAGAACAAGCTGTTAAAACACAACGACTTTCATTGCTTTTAGAAGCGGAAGCCTCTCAATCTGTTGAGAAGATGTATGAGTTATCAACGGAAAATACGATTAAATCTAGAGATTATTTATATGAAATTACAGAGTTTTTAGATGAAATTATTGAAGTGTTAAATCCATATAAAGAAAATGATAATGTTGCTAAAATCATGGATAAAGTAGAGGTAATAAGACAAGTTGCGAATGAACGCACAGCTGCAACGACAGACATGACTATCACCCTTTCAGATTTACTTCATTCATTACATGGACAATCTAGAGAGTTATCTGACATATCCAACACCTTACTTACATACATGAGCAAATTTAAACTTTAAGGGAGAGAGTATTATGTCTTTAACTGTTAAACAAGAAGAACAAGCGTCAACCATAATCCTTAAAATAAAAGGTGTTTTAGATATTACAACTTCCCATGTAATAGAGCCTTACTTAGAAAAAATTGATAATGATATCAAGATATTAATACTGGATTTAACTGAATTAGAGTTTATTGATTCTACTGGTATTGGATCCATTATGAATGCCATCTATTTATCACAGGAGAAAAATATTCAACTTAAACTTCAAGGTGTTAATGAATTAACTCACCATGTTTTTGAGACAGTTGGGCTATATCAGATTCTAGAAACAATACAAGGGGAGATTCATTAATGTATAAAGACAATCAAATTTATGCCCATGAAGACTCCTCTAATGAACAAAAAATGATGGATAAAACATTACAACGAGAAATTGACTTAGCCAGAAATATCCAAATCCAACTCTTAAATGGAAAAACTCCTGCTTTCGAAGGTGGGGAAGTATCCGGTTTTTCCCTTCCTGCTAGATTAATTGGTGGAGATTATTACGATTTTTACCCTTTAGTAAATGGGAAGATTCGCATTGTTATTGGTGATGTAATGGGTAAAGGTATTCCTGCCGCTATGTTAATGATTTTAACAAGAGGCGCATTTCGTAGTGCAGCTGAAAATACAAAAAGTCCAGGAGAAACTTTATATTCTATTAATCAAGCACTTTATGAAGACTTACGAACATTGAAATCATTTGTAACTCTTTTTTGCGCTGATTGGGACCCAAAAACAAGGATTCTTACTTATGCAAATGCAGGGCATAACCTGCCGCTTTATATCAAAGGTAAAGAGAAAGTGGTAGAGGAACTGCCGAAAGTAAGTGGTATCATGATAGGTGGACTTCCAAATCAAGTGTATAAAGAGAATAGTATTTATTTAAATGAACTGGACACCATATTCTTTTATACAGATGGAATTATAGAGGCTCAAAATAAAGACTGTGAACAATATAAATTGGAACGGCTTATTCAGGCGTTATTAGATAATGTTGAAAAAGACGTTGGAGAGATTAAGAAGAGTGTGATGGAATCAATAATCAATTTTACAGAAGGTGTTCCTCAAAAAGACGATATAACAATGGTTTTGTTAAAGGTGTACAAACAAAAAGTAGATAATACCAGTTTAAATTCTCTGGTAAAGTTAGGGGGAATGTTGTAATGCAAAGTATTGTCTCTAAAGGGAAAAATATAAAAGAAGCAATAAAAGTAGGATTGGAATTATTGGAAACTACAAAAGAAGAAGTAAATATTAAAATTATTCAGCATGAAACAAAAGGCTTTTTGGGAATTGGGAGTAAAGACGCTATTGTGGAACTTACCAAACGTGAAGCTAGATCTTCTCAATTTGAAAAGGAAAATAAGGCAGACCCATTTGAATTAGTTGAACAACTTGTTTCCCAAAAACCAGACGAACAACTAGAACAAAAACAATTAGAGACTGCTTATACTAAAGGCATCATAAATGACGCTGACTTGATTAATAAAGAATCAGACTCTCTTACAGGGAAGGTCTGGGTAAAGAATGGACAAATTTATTGCAAATCTTCCCTACCCATTTTCCAATGGTATCTATTCCTGATAGTATAAAGTTCTATAGAAACAATCAATTGATTAAAGAAAAAACAACAATTATATCTGAGAAAGATTTGTATGAGATCAAAGTAGAAAACGAAGAAAAAGAGACAAGATGGAAAGTCACAATGGATCAACACAAATTAAAAGTTCAATTACATGTTGAGCCTGGATATAAAATTATTCGTACAATCCCGGATATTGATCCGGACCACCACATTGAATTAAAAGTTGAAGAAAAGAAAGAAATTCATAATACCCTTAGCTATAACGAAATCATGCAAAAGTTGGAATCATTAAGGGTGAAACATGGTTTTAACCAAGATGAGATTATTAGAGCAATGGAAGCAACTGAACCAAGTACATTTGAAATTGCAACTGGAATAGAACCGAAGCCAGGTAAGGATGGTTGGTTAGAATTAAAAGTTAATATGGAAACTAATATAGGTCCAAAAGTTACAAAGGATGGCCGTATAGACTATCGGGAAATCAGAACTATACCAACAGTTGAAAAAGGAAAGGTTATTGCAGTTATACACCCGCCAACTCCTGGTCAAATAGGGTATACCGTAACGAATGAGCCTATTGCTCCGAAACAGACATTCCCAATCGTAGTCAAAGGAGGAAACGGGGTTATGGTTGTAGATGACAAAATTGTTGCGATTGAATCGGGTCGTCCTCAACTTGAGCAAAGAGGACAGCTCGTAAAAGTCTCTATCATGCCAAAGCTTACTCATCCAGGAAATGTAGATTTGTCTTCAGGAAATATTCGTTTTAAAGGAGATGTTGAGATATTAGGTGAAGTTGAGGAAAGAATGATAGTTGAAGCTGAAGGGGATATTATCGTTCATAAAACAGTAAATATGGCCAAACTTATAGCTTCAGGAGCAATTGTCACTTTTGGAAACATAATTGGTTCAGAGATTTCAGCAGGAAAAAATAATATGCTAGTTACTGAATTAGGTCATTTATTGGGGATCATTAATCAAGACGTAGAAAAAATAATTGAATTAATCAAACAGCTTACTGTATCTCCTGGATTTAAATCGGATGATTTTTCCCGTGGTGGATTTAGACCATTAATTCGTATATTGCTAGAGAAGAAATTCAAAAATTTTTCTCCTTTAGCTAAAAAGTATGTAGAGGTTGTAAGAAGAGGAGAAGAATATTTATCTGATGATGGATGGAGAGAAGTAGCAGTTTCTTTAACACACCTGTTTTTATCTTTATCAAACGAAGTTACTTCGCTAGAACGGATTATTCAATTATCTCAAAAAATGAAAGAGCTTCATGAAATGAGTAAAACACCTGTCGAACCAGATTCTTATATAACAATATCAAGTGCTATAAATAGTCGCCTTTATTGTAGTGGGAATATACTGATTTTAGGACAAGGCTGCATAAATACCAAAATTCACTCTGGCGGTACTTTAAAAGTTAGCGGCATATTACGTGGTGGAGAAGTATACGGAAGATTAGGTGTTGAAATAAATGAGGCAGGTTCGGAAAGTGGAACTTTAACCATGATTGCCGTTCCAAATGATCAAAAGATCCAAATTAATAAAGCAATGGAAGGTACTACGATAAAGATAGGTAATGTAAAACATACCTTCAAAGAAACTAGATATCATGTCATTGCACGCCTTAATGAAGATGAACGAATTGTTTTTGAATAATGAATGGGGGAAATAAAATGATTAGTTTTTCACTGAATGAAGTTGATGGGAATCTTGACGTAAAATTAGAGGGCGATTTAGATATAGACGGAACAGAAGTAATAGAAGAACAACTGATTCCCACTATGGAAAAATATAAAGCTGTAAATATTAATTTTGCAAATGTTCCGTTTGTAGATTCGACTGGAGTGGGTTTATTATTAAATGTTATACAATCTCTTAATGAAAAGGGAGTAAAGGTCACAATTTCTAACGTAAGACAAGAGATATTTGATATTTTTGAGCTTCTTGAAATTCCTGAAATAGTTGGAGAAGGTGTTTTTGTTTAATTTATTTGTAATCTCTCCTTCACTATTTTTTGTAAGGGGATGACAGTTACCTTTATTAAATAGTTAAAAGCTGTTTATATAATGGTTTCATGAGATGTGGGTAATAGCATAGCTTAATTTAACTGGACAGCCCAAAGTATGGATGTTTTCATGCTATCCTATTTGTGGGCTGTTTTTTATTTCAGTGGAAAGAAGAAACATTCAAAAGAGATTGTAGAAATCGTAAAGGAATATAGTCTGATTGTAGAAACTATCGAATAACTTAAGTCACTATATGGGTATACCAATGCTTGGGATATTAAAAAAGAAGTAATTACGGAGATAAAAGTATATCTAGTGTGAAAGTTAATAATTTTCAGGTCAAATGGTACTTTCGTTATAGTCTTTAACAAAAAAATATCAAATTTGGCTTCACTAATGAGCGAAGCAATGGTCAAATTATTTTGGTTTTTGGATACTTTTTTATCCTCTACATTCCGACTCCTCCTTTACGAAAAAACTAAGACAAACATACCTATTTAAAGATATGTTTGTCCTGGATTTTTCCCATAAGTTATTAATTGGCTAAATCAAATTATATATTGTCCAATATTTTCCCTTCAAGTGTTTTTCGGACTAATGTATCTTTGGTTATATACTTCAAGTATTAGAAGCATGAATTTTCCTCTATACCAAGATCCTTCGCAATCTGTTGAATAGGATATTTTCTTAAGTAAAGATCTTATACAATAGTCCTACTAATGGATATTATTAACGTTAATGGTTGATATTCACTGGTAAATAATTTTAAGGTTATAGCCCTTAGATAATGAAGGATAGATTTTACTTGAATCAGACCACTATATTCATCTCCATGCGGCATGGTTGTACATATTCATTTCCTTTAAAAACAGTTTTATAAAAGTATTCAAGTAAGTAGCCTCTTTATCTTCCAAATATGCTTCAATTATTGAGCTTTATTTCAACAAGGTCTTAACGATAAGCTGTTTTTTAATTCTTTTGTTGCCCATAAGAAAATAGCTTTTCAAAGTTTGGAGTAGGTATCATTAGACAGAACCTTTTCTAGTATTGTGGTATCTCTTAGTAGGTTATTTCCACCTTTGGCTTTTTCAACTTTCAATCTCGTTAACAACTGGATCAACCGTCACTTTATTAATTTTCATTGAAACTTTTTCTGCTTTTTTCTTTTTTTCTTATTTAGAAAGATAAAGCCGGAGGAGAAGTCAAACTTATACCATGTATTAATGATTCGATTAAGATACTATCCAACTTTACCCGCTTAAGAGAGTAATGTAGGTCTCCCAAGAAAGTAACCTTGTGCATACTGAACGCCAAGACTTTTTAAATCAGCTAAACTATCGTTGTCTTCAACCCCTTCAACAATTAATTCGGAGTTGAATTCGCGACAAAAGTGGAGAAGGTAGCGTATAAGATCTTTTTTTTGCTCAGAGTTTCTCAAATCTTCCATAAAATATCTGTCCAGCTTTATGAAATCAGGTTGTAATTCAATCATTGATTTTATGGAAGATGACCCTTCTCCAAAATCATCGATGGCAATTAGGAAACCAAGATTCTTAAGATAAGAAATTGATTTTTTTAACATGTTAAGATTAACGTCTTCATTTTCGTTAATTTCAAATATTAGTTGTTGACTTTTGATTCCGTTCATATTAATAATTTGATTTATAAAGGTACGGAATTTTGGGTTTATAATTGTCGATGGGAAGACATTTAAAAACAAATACCGATACCTTTCTGAATAACCTGCTTTTATGTAGGTTAGGGAAGCTTTATGGATAGACCGCGAATCTAATTCATAAAGCTTCTTTTTCTTTTTGGCAATATCAAACGGAATTTCAGGTGTAGGGAGTGTCTTTGTTCGAAAAAGACTCTCATACCCTACTACTTTCCAATTTTGAATATCATAAATTGGCTGATAATGATGAAAAAATTCATCATTACTAATTATACTGTCGATAAACAAATATCTATCCTACCTCCTTGTGTAAAAATAAAAAGCGCACAATACCAGAAAATGGGATTATGCGCTTTGTTTAAAAGCCCCCACTTCCTTCGGTAGCTCAGCCACCATAGCTTTTGCTTTAGGTCTGTAGCTTTGCGTCCTTACCTTTCGATAAGTTTGCCTTTATCGTTTTTAAGTGAGTTATTGATGAGATTATCTTAAATTATTTATAACAATATTTATAACATATAACATGATAAAAGTATAACAAATTCAAACAAAATTTGACAATTTTTTATATATAGAAATAAATTTATAGATATTTATGATTTTTAATCGATTTTTTTAAGGGCGAGACTTGGTTAAATATTAGTGTGGTGAGCTCCATCTATAGCAATACGTATAAAGTGTTCAATGAGTTTTTTTGTCTGTCGTTGTTACATCCTCGATGACAACCGTATCAAAAAGTTCCTAGAAATAATGGAGTCGGTACTTTTGGCTCTTAATCAGTGTAGAGAACGTTGATTTTTCGTAATGCAAGAGTAACTTGATAGGCTAGCTGCTATCTAGATAGATCGTCACGAACAAATGATCTCCTAACCAAACTGGCAATTCTTCTTCGTAATCATTATTTTTTTAACGGCGCTTTCTTTGTTGTTTTTTCAAATCATAAACAACCCCAACATCTTTCGCTGTGCAAGAGATATGTTCCCGGTGTCCCTGGTTTCGCCCTATTATGGTATAATTCAACAATATATGACAATTTCCGCATTTTCATACAGTAAATTCCAATCGAATTTGATGTAGCCAGATAATAATCATTGAAAAATGAAAGGAGAAATATTTTATATGAAGATGTTGCGAAATCTAAGAATCTATCAAAAATTGTTAATCTTGCTAATCATTACCGCCCTTTCATTAGGAGCAGTAGGGGCAGTTGGATTAAATTATGTAAGAGAAATGGCTCAGAAATCAGAATATACATATAAAGAAAACTTAATGCCAATTCAATGGTTAGGCCAAATTAGAATTAATAACCGCACTCTCGATTCTTATACTTTAGAGCTTTTGATTACCACGGATTCTACACGGAAATTTGAACTGAAAGAAATGATTGACTCTAAGATTGAAGAAATTGATTCAATGATTAAGAAATACGAGAATACACATATGCCGGCTGAAGCTATAAAAAAGTTCGACTACTATAAACAAATCATGAAACAGCTTCGGAAGTCGAGAGAAGAAGTCATTCAATTGGCTTCACAAAATCGAAATGATGAAGCCTACAAGCTTTATTTAGAAAAAGTTGCACCACAACGCACTCTTGCAAATAATACTCTTGCTGAATTAGGGGAGCTAAATGAAAAGATCGCCGGACAAACGAATTCTCAAAATAAGCAAGATTTTAGAAATGCAACCATCATTTTATGTACAGTCATTGCAGCAGCCCTTATCTTTTCAATTGTAGTTGGGATTCTGATTACAAAAATGATTGTAAAACCAACGGAAGAACTGAATAACTTGCTCTCTAAAGCGGAGAAAGGAGACCTTACCGTAAAAGGGACATATCAATCAAAGGATGAAATTGGTGCACTGACAGCTTCTTTTAATAACATGATCAATAGTTTGCGAGGAATTCTTCTTACTGTAAATGAAAACTCACATCAAGTGGCAACGGCATCAGAAGAGCTGACTGCAAGTGCTGATCAAACAACAACAGCTTCAAAACATGTAGCATCTGCCATTCAAGAAATAGCAAGCGCATCCGAAAATTCAAAAACCAAACTCGAGCAAAATGCAGATGCGCTGAAGGAAGCTCTTGAAGGAGTTTTACGAATAGCAGAAAAATCAACGATTGTTTCAGAATTAGCGAGAGAAAGCGAAAAAGAAGCAGAAGAAGGAGGCCAATTTGTAGAAAACAACTTAACTCAAATGAGGTCGATCCATGAATCCATTCGTAAATCCAATGAAGTTATTCAATCCCTTTCACACCGCTCTCAAGAAATAGGGAAAATACTGGATGTCATTAGCGGGATTGCTGATCAAACCAATCTTTTAGCTTTAAATGCAGCTATCGAAGCAGCTAGAGCAGGGGAGCACGGAAAAGGGTTTGCAGTAGTCGCTGACGAAGTAAGAAAATTAGCTGAACAATCGCAAACTTCAACGAAATTGATTGCAGATTTAATTAACAGTATTCAAGAAGATACAGAAGAATCTGTTCAGACGATGAGTGAAATTATGAATAATGCAGAGAAAGGTGTTAAAATCTCGGTTGAAACATCGAATAAGTTTATGCAGATTTTAGACAAAACCCGAAATATCACTCCGCAAATTGAAGAAATAACGGCAACCGTTCAGCAAATTTCAGCGAGTGTGGAAGAAGTATCCACATCCGCCTCTGAAATTGCATTACTTGTCCAAAAAAATTCTGCTAGTTTTGAAGAAATTGCATCGTCAACAGAGGAACAGCTTGCTTCCATGGAGGAAATTCATGCTTCGGCAAAATCCCTTGCCCAAATGGCAGAAGAACTGGAATCCCTTGTCAGCCAATTTAAAATCGAGTGACATAAGATGGTATTCCTTCCAATATTAAACTGCTTAATTTGTCAATTTTGAGCATTTATGCGCTGCTTTTGTCTAAAGAAAATTACCTTCCACATGGCATGGTTTAGAAAAAAAGGGCTGACTCAAGGTCTATCTTTTTATATAGATATGGTTCCAATTTAACAAACATAGGCAGATAAACATTTTATAGCTGTTTCTCTAAAGATTGCTGCATAGTAAACAAGATAGACAGATAAAAAATTCCTGCCCAAGGCAGTATTCTATTCGTAAAAAGTTCTTTCATTGATTCTCCCCAATTCAATTTACAAAAATTCGACACTTTGAATGGAGAATCTTAAAAAAAATTAAAGAAATACAAGAGTAAATAAGTTTCATGGGCGAGCAAGGCAATGACATGGAAGTAATTTTGACATGGGATAGTTGCCTTGCTCTGATAAAGTTTTTCCAAAAAATAAATTGATCATACAGCAAATTTTAGGGAGAATGGCCAGTTACAGCTAGTGTGTTGTCCTTTTGTGTAATATAAGAAAAAGGTTTTTCAGTTTTTCTGTATTATACAAAAAATGGAGAAATTCGAGAAAACAATTGAGGTAGTGGAAAAAAAATGATACGATAAAGATAAATCAAATATCTTTACAATTATTGCGTCGGAAGAACCGCCAATATCCTTTAAGGGATATTGGCTTTTTTATGATTAAGAGGGATATCTAGTGTTGCATAGATAAGTTAAAATGAAAGGGGTCTTTATTGGTGGTCGCACCTCAAAGAGTAATACGTTTTTTATTAGGAGTTCCATCTACCTTTAAGGTGATAGGATTTCTGGTGGGGATTCCTCAAGTTAATATTTTGACGGGGGAACAAAGTCTATCTTTAAGTTGCCGAATAGGAAACAAAGATAAACCTGTCGATATTTCTCCATTCCTGGAGCATGTAAAAGTCGTTCATTAAAAAGTGACACCGAAGGAGAGTTTTCCGTTGATGTATATGTATTTTCGACGAGTAGGAGGAAGCGTCATTTTTCTTACGACCCATTTTGCTTTGCAGCAACTCCAACTTAATTTTGTGGGATTTGCTATGATGTGTATGATCTCAGGAGGATATATCTCACATATTTTGACTTCTCGAATAAATTACACGAGAGCAAATCAATTGGGGCTAAGGCATTTCAAGGAATTTAAACATGCTCAGAAAATCGAGAACTATGTGTATTCTTTGATGGAAACTCTTATTGTTGCATCACTTGTAAACCTGAACTACTTTGTAGAAAACTCATTTGTTTCTAATATGATGTTTTCGCTGGGAGCTGGTTATTTATTGGTTTCTCACTTCATTCGAAATAAAGAAGAATATCGATTTTATCAAGTATAAGGATGCACCTTATCAAAAACTAAATTTGAAAAATTAAAAACATAGGGCTGTTTGACATATAACACATAACTAAATATGTCAAGCAGCCTTTCGTTGCTCTTAAATGATCACGCCCTATTCTTGAATAAACACATGGCTTATATTTACCGGCAACAGACTTTGCAGCACAAACACGGTTCTTTTTAAATGATGACTTTCCATCAACAAATGCTAGATAATTATAAAACAGTTTTATCAGAGGATATTCCAGCAAACTAAAAAACAAAAAGTGTAGAGGAAAGATATTTCCCTACACTTTCTTAAGTTTAATATAATCCTTCATCGACTACTTTCTTACCTACATACTCAATTGCCCGCTCCATATATCGCATAAATCCATCTACGGTTTCTGGATTCTCAATCTGTTTAGCGTAATCCACACCAAACAAAGGACAGTTAAATTGTTCCGGGAAAGAATAAGCTACTTACGGCGAAAGCTACCAATATCGGTGCATTAGGGTATTTCATTTTGCTTGCAGACTTAATCCCTGACATAATGGTTGGAGTAGGATATACCGACGATCTCGGATCTTTAGGAATTGCCTTATTACAAGTGGCTATTTATATCGATGAAGATATTAAAAAGAAAGCAAAAGAAAAGCTAAAAGATTGGTTCGGAGAAAGCGTAGATACATCAGATATCGATGCGAAAATTGGTTAAATTAAGAAGTAGATTTTTAATTACAAGACTGGCTCTCACAAATTTTTAATTTCCTCAAATCACATTTTTCTTTGTATCATTTTCAGTAAAAAGCAGGTTCATAGGATATTTTTGATTAAACTTTATTTAAAACCAATAATTATGAAAGCCCATCTCTAGATAGAATCCAAAGATGGGTTTTTTGTGTTACGATATTTGAATCATCTTTTATATTCCGCAATAGCTTGTTTTCTCCGCTTACCCAGTTGTTCAGCTGCTTCTGCTGCCTTTTGTTCTTCTGGGTTAGAATACAATGCTGCTGTAGTCGTAGAAGAATGTCCCAACTGTCTCATTAGCAGGTGGAT
The Bacillus methanolicus DNA segment above includes these coding regions:
- a CDS encoding alpha/beta hydrolase, translated to MQLHMKNTISKTIERTLRTAQLIDPFWERWLVHGIDSDDLNRVKPHIKTLKGWIQSWEELAEEKIKKASILEKNSLYYESEYLYRQAALCFNLNYWIYPERTKEKQFWYNKCLAYTYKADSLSEFKVKYTSIYTDGIPCSGRIRIPSTPKGCIVIINPIDSSKEELFKYEMEFLENGYATVSFDGPGQGETFTMNGLIGSGTRWELFTTNLINYARNIFPNLPIYLFGTSLGATWVLLGSSHPEVRKSVAVSPAVELEKMNMPSYFQERMNIACNLAPDQKTIPNFSEINYQCPILVFHGNKDMMVPNEEMYKLFEKLPTGKQLIEYKDEGHCCNNKLDEIRKLSLMWFSDKCLSEVN
- a CDS encoding methyl-accepting chemotaxis protein; this translates as MQGKNLTLRRQFLIRILSILLMIALVSGTVQIYLMKGQIVNQTNNQAEAIANNVLRAIQGTELATTTIEHQIDLKLVSYSKHIADLIKDKEKNEITNTELIKIRDQLGLAGITIFSETESKDDIVGFAATEKEEVGFSFKEAGFFEIGQVLLHKEKPTLSGATFTDKNIVVLPTAQSASHKDKPTFFKYAYYHVPDTKYIINPYIEANEVHNYIKAVGPNATIQELVQKNKIVQEIAVLNPKVFADPSLEKQLYPPLKKVEAGSFKLQTKKDNEFLTKSNIKKRSYIERVNGKKVYKMFLPLDENKVIYLALDYGKMSGPLYRHSIILIISGLISLIALFLLTARFFNRIYENIQKIKSQIQLLEEGKLTGKSEIMDGSELEKLSQSTNRMVDKLNKLVKDIQEQAVKTQRLSLLLEAEASQSVEKMYELSTENTIKSRDYLYEITEFLDEIIEVLNPYKENDNVAKIMDKVEVIRQVANERTAATTDMTITLSDLLHSLHGQSRELSDISNTLLTYMSKFKL
- a CDS encoding STAS domain-containing protein, translating into MSLTVKQEEQASTIILKIKGVLDITTSHVIEPYLEKIDNDIKILILDLTELEFIDSTGIGSIMNAIYLSQEKNIQLKLQGVNELTHHVFETVGLYQILETIQGEIH
- a CDS encoding PP2C family protein-serine/threonine phosphatase; amino-acid sequence: MYKDNQIYAHEDSSNEQKMMDKTLQREIDLARNIQIQLLNGKTPAFEGGEVSGFSLPARLIGGDYYDFYPLVNGKIRIVIGDVMGKGIPAAMLMILTRGAFRSAAENTKSPGETLYSINQALYEDLRTLKSFVTLFCADWDPKTRILTYANAGHNLPLYIKGKEKVVEELPKVSGIMIGGLPNQVYKENSIYLNELDTIFFYTDGIIEAQNKDCEQYKLERLIQALLDNVEKDVGEIKKSVMESIINFTEGVPQKDDITMVLLKVYKQKVDNTSLNSLVKLGGML
- a CDS encoding Jag N-terminal domain-containing protein translates to MQSIVSKGKNIKEAIKVGLELLETTKEEVNIKIIQHETKGFLGIGSKDAIVELTKREARSSQFEKENKADPFELVEQLVSQKPDEQLEQKQLETAYTKGIINDADLINKESDSLTGKVWVKNGQIYCKSSLPIFQWYLFLIV
- a CDS encoding DUF342 domain-containing protein, which encodes MIKEKTTIISEKDLYEIKVENEEKETRWKVTMDQHKLKVQLHVEPGYKIIRTIPDIDPDHHIELKVEEKKEIHNTLSYNEIMQKLESLRVKHGFNQDEIIRAMEATEPSTFEIATGIEPKPGKDGWLELKVNMETNIGPKVTKDGRIDYREIRTIPTVEKGKVIAVIHPPTPGQIGYTVTNEPIAPKQTFPIVVKGGNGVMVVDDKIVAIESGRPQLEQRGQLVKVSIMPKLTHPGNVDLSSGNIRFKGDVEILGEVEERMIVEAEGDIIVHKTVNMAKLIASGAIVTFGNIIGSEISAGKNNMLVTELGHLLGIINQDVEKIIELIKQLTVSPGFKSDDFSRGGFRPLIRILLEKKFKNFSPLAKKYVEVVRRGEEYLSDDGWREVAVSLTHLFLSLSNEVTSLERIIQLSQKMKELHEMSKTPVEPDSYITISSAINSRLYCSGNILILGQGCINTKIHSGGTLKVSGILRGGEVYGRLGVEINEAGSESGTLTMIAVPNDQKIQINKAMEGTTIKIGNVKHTFKETRYHVIARLNEDERIVFE
- a CDS encoding STAS domain-containing protein, which produces MISFSLNEVDGNLDVKLEGDLDIDGTEVIEEQLIPTMEKYKAVNINFANVPFVDSTGVGLLLNVIQSLNEKGVKVTISNVRQEIFDIFELLEIPEIVGEGVFV
- a CDS encoding EAL domain-containing protein, encoding MFIDSIISNDEFFHHYQPIYDIQNWKVVGYESLFRTKTLPTPEIPFDIAKKKKKLYELDSRSIHKASLTYIKAGYSERYRYLFLNVFPSTIINPKFRTFINQIINMNGIKSQQLIFEINENEDVNLNMLKKSISYLKNLGFLIAIDDFGEGSSSIKSMIELQPDFIKLDRYFMEDLRNSEQKKDLIRYLLHFCREFNSELIVEGVEDNDSLADLKSLGVQYAQGYFLGRPTLLS